The following proteins are co-located in the Dehalococcoides mccartyi 195 genome:
- a CDS encoding ABC transporter substrate-binding protein yields the protein MLSDIKMKLNSKSARLGTAVASIFLSLVLLLGLAGGCKTADDTENEDDTPVVTEVSYPLTVTDQLGRTVTIQSEPQTIVSLSPSNTETIYAMGLEDKLVGVTTYCNYPEAAADKPKVGGFSTVDVEAVTAIGPDIILASNLHESTVIPQLEQLGLTVIAISPDNLEEVISSIELIGKCLNQVEKANSLVDGMQTRIDAVTAKVKNLSDSQKPRVLYIVWHEPLMSVGSTAFITGLITAAGSVSITADSVEAYPTISLETVLGANPQVIVVGTGMGSGADAPLIFMQDEPRLAAIDARINGNIYSINTDLIGRTGPRIVDALEQLAQMLHPEIFGAFSG from the coding sequence ATGCTGAGTGATATTAAAATGAAACTTAACAGTAAGAGTGCCCGCTTGGGTACGGCTGTTGCCAGTATCTTCTTAAGTTTGGTTTTGCTGCTGGGTTTGGCAGGCGGCTGTAAAACGGCAGACGATACCGAAAATGAAGATGATACCCCGGTAGTAACCGAAGTAAGCTATCCCTTGACAGTGACAGACCAGCTGGGCAGGACGGTAACTATTCAGTCCGAACCCCAGACTATAGTCTCTCTTTCCCCCAGCAATACCGAAACTATTTATGCTATGGGACTGGAAGATAAACTGGTGGGTGTGACTACTTACTGCAACTACCCTGAGGCCGCCGCAGATAAGCCCAAGGTGGGCGGTTTTTCAACCGTAGATGTTGAAGCGGTGACTGCTATAGGACCTGATATTATTCTGGCCTCCAATCTTCATGAATCTACCGTTATCCCTCAGCTTGAACAGCTGGGTCTGACTGTGATAGCTATCAGCCCGGATAATCTGGAAGAAGTAATCTCATCTATTGAGCTTATTGGCAAATGCCTTAATCAGGTTGAAAAAGCCAATTCGCTGGTAGACGGGATGCAAACCCGTATAGATGCGGTAACAGCCAAGGTCAAAAACCTGTCTGACAGTCAGAAACCGCGTGTTTTATACATTGTCTGGCATGAACCTCTTATGAGTGTTGGTTCTACTGCCTTTATAACCGGCTTGATTACTGCTGCCGGAAGCGTTAGTATTACTGCTGATTCTGTAGAAGCTTATCCTACCATTAGTTTGGAAACAGTACTCGGGGCTAATCCCCAGGTGATAGTGGTGGGTACCGGTATGGGTTCAGGGGCGGATGCGCCGCTGATTTTTATGCAGGATGAGCCCCGTCTGGCGGCTATTGATGCCAGAATAAACGGCAATATATATAGTATCAATACAGACCTTATCGGCCGTACCGGCCCGCGGATTGTAGATGCTCTGGAGCAGCTGGCCCAGATGCTCCACCCTGAAATATTCGGGGCTTTCAGCGGATAA
- a CDS encoding FecCD family ABC transporter permease, with protein MGVNTSLNKENCPAVPGGLHPHWQGRLYAMLGLLGLLLLAAIFAISFGSVEVPFFTTISIIISKIPFIHISPDWTVNTQTIIWDIRLPRVLLAGVVGMALAVAGATYQGLFCNPLADPYLIGVAQGAAVGAVLGLILGIGFDILGIFATPLFAFVGAFGAVGVVYMLARVGNRLTVTTLILAGVALGSFLTAVVSYLITVSGDKIHSVMFWLMGSFSMAAWDSVKIVVPIVIIGTIVILLFARSLNLIQLGEEQAQELGVDVERMKIFLLTAATLITAAAVSFVGIIGFVGIIVPHAVRLIWGADYRFLLPLSALVGAVFMIMADIASRTLVAPNEIPVGAITALVGAPFFLYLLRKRTRMLF; from the coding sequence ATGGGTGTTAATACAAGTCTGAATAAAGAAAACTGCCCGGCAGTACCCGGCGGTCTGCACCCTCACTGGCAGGGCAGGCTTTATGCAATGCTCGGGTTGCTTGGATTGCTGCTGCTGGCGGCAATCTTTGCTATTTCATTCGGCTCGGTTGAAGTGCCGTTTTTTACCACTATATCCATTATAATTTCAAAAATCCCCTTTATACATATCAGCCCTGACTGGACTGTAAATACCCAGACTATTATTTGGGATATCCGTTTGCCCAGAGTCCTGCTGGCCGGAGTGGTGGGTATGGCTTTGGCTGTGGCCGGGGCTACATATCAGGGGCTTTTCTGTAACCCTCTGGCAGACCCTTATCTTATCGGTGTGGCCCAAGGGGCGGCGGTAGGCGCTGTACTGGGGCTGATACTAGGTATCGGTTTTGATATACTGGGTATTTTCGCAACCCCGCTGTTTGCCTTTGTGGGGGCGTTCGGGGCGGTAGGTGTTGTGTATATGCTGGCCAGGGTGGGAAACCGCCTTACGGTTACCACTTTGATACTGGCCGGTGTGGCACTGGGCTCATTCCTTACGGCTGTTGTATCGTATTTGATTACGGTCAGCGGCGACAAGATTCACTCTGTTATGTTCTGGCTGATGGGCAGTTTTTCTATGGCTGCCTGGGACAGTGTAAAAATAGTTGTACCTATTGTAATCATAGGTACTATAGTTATACTTTTATTTGCCCGTTCGCTGAACCTTATTCAGCTGGGTGAAGAGCAGGCTCAGGAACTGGGGGTAGATGTGGAGCGGATGAAAATCTTCCTCCTTACGGCAGCTACCCTGATAACAGCCGCAGCGGTATCTTTTGTGGGTATTATCGGTTTTGTGGGTATTATAGTTCCCCACGCCGTGAGACTAATCTGGGGGGCGGATTACCGTTTCCTGCTGCCGCTTTCGGCTCTGGTGGGGGCGGTATTTATGATAATGGCTGACATTGCCTCCCGTACGTTGGTTGCTCCCAATGAAATCCCGGTGGGGGCTATTACGGCACTGGTGGGTGCGCCCTTTTTCCTGTATTTGCTTAGAAAACGCACCCGAATGCTCTTTTAG
- a CDS encoding ABC transporter ATP-binding protein, whose amino-acid sequence MFELEVRDITLAYGAVDVLRNVSFKTMPGEMIGLVGLNGSGKSTLIKSLARVIEPRLGHIYINGRDSRTIPRLELAKMVGVVPQIPVLPSAFTAFEIVLMGRNPHMGTFQYESRKDIAIAWEAMERAGVLHLAERQIGELSGGEIQSVVIARSLCQKTEAILLDEPTSNLDIGRQIEVLDLIKSECRERNITVIAALHDLNLAAHYCERLILIDHNGIHADGSPAEVITTENISRVYGPGSYVHTHPLSGLPAVLPRLGNTRCANGEKGGTGAR is encoded by the coding sequence ATGTTTGAACTTGAAGTCCGGGATATAACCCTGGCCTATGGTGCGGTTGATGTTTTGAGGAATGTCAGCTTTAAAACCATGCCCGGTGAAATGATAGGCTTGGTAGGGCTGAATGGTTCAGGCAAGTCTACCCTGATAAAATCTTTGGCCAGAGTTATAGAGCCGCGTCTGGGGCATATTTACATAAACGGGCGTGATTCGCGTACTATTCCCCGCCTGGAGCTGGCTAAGATGGTAGGGGTTGTGCCTCAGATACCGGTACTTCCCAGCGCTTTTACCGCTTTTGAGATTGTCCTGATGGGCCGAAACCCTCATATGGGAACGTTTCAATATGAAAGCCGCAAGGATATTGCCATTGCCTGGGAGGCGATGGAGAGGGCAGGGGTACTGCATCTGGCTGAAAGACAAATAGGCGAACTTTCGGGTGGTGAAATACAAAGTGTAGTCATTGCCCGTTCGTTATGCCAGAAAACCGAGGCTATTTTGCTGGATGAGCCTACTTCCAATCTGGATATAGGCCGCCAGATAGAGGTACTTGACCTTATAAAATCAGAGTGCCGCGAACGGAATATTACCGTAATTGCCGCCCTGCACGACCTTAATCTGGCTGCCCACTATTGTGAAAGGCTGATACTTATTGATCACAACGGCATTCATGCAGACGGCAGTCCGGCCGAGGTAATAACCACTGAAAATATCAGCCGTGTTTACGGCCCCGGCAGTTATGTCCATACTCATCCCCTAAGCGGACTTCCGGCGGTACTGCCGCGTTTAGGTAATACCCGCTGTGCAAACGGCGAAAAGGGAGGCACGGGTGCCCGCTGA
- a CDS encoding adenosylcobinamide amidohydrolase, which produces MPAEKVNIRTVAEFHGIKAEVIEHEVWGVPANALVVTFPEERRALSGRQGYRKVKAVCNIYLPDAIWPRLHNDKLSWNGYYRQVFSKALSAIGIPLSKVLVLSTGVTMDHLAFHEEKQGDLWVVVLATAGVESNALRIGQDKSSGIDRNGKFKPFGTINTIILTSESLPQSALASCFITATEAKTIALDELGVMSAYTPGLKASGTGTDQIVAVSGTGDKATYVGGHTLLGELMGRSVTLAIKEALTKRMASRKGH; this is translated from the coding sequence GTGCCCGCTGAGAAGGTAAATATCCGGACAGTTGCCGAATTTCACGGCATAAAGGCCGAGGTTATTGAGCATGAGGTCTGGGGTGTTCCCGCCAATGCTTTAGTGGTTACTTTTCCCGAAGAACGGCGGGCACTTTCCGGCAGGCAGGGTTACCGCAAGGTCAAGGCAGTCTGCAATATTTATCTGCCGGATGCTATCTGGCCGCGTCTGCATAATGATAAATTAAGCTGGAATGGCTATTACCGTCAGGTTTTTTCCAAAGCCCTGAGTGCTATCGGCATTCCCCTTTCCAAAGTGCTGGTTTTATCCACCGGGGTTACCATGGACCATCTGGCCTTCCATGAAGAAAAACAGGGTGATTTATGGGTGGTGGTTCTGGCTACCGCCGGGGTGGAGTCTAATGCCTTACGCATTGGGCAGGATAAGTCTTCGGGTATTGACCGTAACGGCAAGTTCAAACCCTTCGGCACTATAAATACTATTATTCTTACCAGTGAAAGCCTGCCGCAGTCTGCTCTGGCTTCCTGTTTTATAACCGCTACTGAGGCGAAGACTATCGCTTTGGATGAACTGGGTGTCATGAGTGCTTATACCCCCGGCCTAAAAGCCAGCGGCACCGGCACTGACCAGATAGTGGCAGTTTCCGGCACAGGTGACAAGGCAACCTACGTGGGCGGGCATACTTTGCTGGGTGAACTGATGGGGCGGAGTGTTACCCTGGCTATAAAAGAAGCCCTGACCAAGCGTATGGCCAGCAGAAAAGGGCATTAG
- a CDS encoding cobalamin biosynthesis protein: MEVLFIFLLALIIDLVFGDPPNAFHPVAYMGRVIALFERAGFKGGRVYQFVYGIVMVFIAMALFFIPVYFLLDWLHGVNSVVYIIVSAVLLKMCFTVTGLRKAALLIKQLLEKDDIAQARFELRSLVSRDTSKLPQPKLVAAAVESVAESIGDGFVAPLFFFLIFGVPGVMAYRVVSTFDSMVGYRGKYEYLGKFAARFDDVLNFIPARLSALCILIASLFGRYSPAGAWRIMWRDHAKTQSPNAGWPMATAAGALEVCLEKVGHYSLGDNIRELVPQTISRSLLLINSAAFIWVLISAGVIYFVRIA, encoded by the coding sequence TTGGAAGTCCTTTTTATATTCCTGCTGGCGCTCATTATTGATTTGGTTTTTGGAGACCCGCCTAATGCTTTTCATCCGGTAGCCTATATGGGCAGGGTAATTGCCCTTTTTGAGCGGGCAGGGTTTAAGGGCGGTAGGGTCTACCAGTTTGTTTACGGTATAGTCATGGTTTTTATTGCCATGGCACTTTTTTTTATACCGGTATATTTTCTGCTGGACTGGCTGCATGGAGTAAACAGTGTAGTTTACATAATAGTGTCGGCCGTTTTACTCAAGATGTGTTTTACGGTAACCGGCTTGCGTAAGGCCGCTTTGCTGATTAAACAATTGTTAGAAAAAGATGACATTGCCCAGGCCCGTTTTGAGCTCCGCTCACTGGTTTCACGTGATACCTCCAAACTGCCTCAGCCCAAACTGGTGGCGGCGGCGGTGGAATCTGTGGCGGAGAGTATCGGAGACGGGTTTGTGGCGCCGCTCTTTTTCTTTCTGATATTCGGCGTGCCCGGTGTTATGGCCTACCGGGTAGTTAGCACCTTTGACAGCATGGTGGGTTACCGCGGCAAATACGAATATCTGGGCAAGTTTGCCGCCAGATTTGATGATGTGCTTAATTTTATTCCGGCCAGACTGTCTGCCTTGTGCATACTGATTGCCAGCTTATTTGGGCGTTACAGCCCGGCAGGGGCATGGCGGATAATGTGGCGTGACCACGCCAAGACCCAAAGCCCCAATGCCGGCTGGCCAATGGCGACTGCGGCCGGTGCCCTTGAAGTTTGTCTGGAAAAAGTGGGACACTACTCACTGGGGGATAATATCAGGGAGCTTGTTCCCCAAACTATCAGCCGTTCGCTGCTGCTTATAAACAGTGCGGCCTTTATCTGGGTTTTAATAAGCGCGGGAGTGATTTATTTTGTCCGTATCGCCTAA
- a CDS encoding pyridoxal phosphate-dependent aminotransferase, with translation MSVSPKPQVEKLKPCYHGGPNYAELRKLGISPDAVMDFSVSSNPYPAPVELKNALCSLVIDRYPDSDSAELKEYLAGRLSLKPENLIMGNGSMEIIRLVAGAYFGVGDTVLILKPTFGEYELAAEVAGADIIEQWADEESGFKFDLDLTCRIIKKHQPKAVFICNPNNPTGVYLSKADIEKVLSVCTDTLLVLDEAYIAFAEGGWKSTDLLETGNIIVIRSMTKDCALAGLRLGYGMASAEIITNLKKVCPPWNVNSAAQKAGLVCLCHPSYLAESEKKIKASKEYLRQGFAGLGFRVLPSETNFFLLKVKKAADFRSALLKHGLMVRDCTSFGLPQYVRIAPRTQSECERLLAVAAELKSKSEIYPA, from the coding sequence TTGTCCGTATCGCCTAAGCCGCAGGTAGAAAAATTAAAGCCGTGTTACCACGGCGGGCCGAACTATGCCGAGCTTAGAAAACTGGGTATCAGCCCGGATGCGGTTATGGATTTTTCGGTAAGCTCAAATCCCTATCCGGCACCTGTTGAGCTCAAAAACGCCCTTTGCTCTTTGGTTATTGACCGCTACCCTGATTCAGATTCTGCCGAACTAAAAGAATACCTGGCAGGCAGGCTTTCACTTAAGCCCGAAAACCTGATTATGGGCAACGGCTCTATGGAAATTATCCGTCTGGTTGCCGGGGCATATTTCGGGGTGGGGGATACGGTTTTAATACTCAAACCCACCTTCGGGGAATATGAACTGGCAGCAGAAGTGGCCGGTGCGGATATAATTGAGCAGTGGGCAGACGAAGAGAGCGGCTTTAAGTTTGATTTGGATTTAACCTGCCGCATTATTAAAAAACACCAGCCCAAAGCGGTATTTATCTGCAATCCCAATAACCCTACCGGGGTTTATCTTTCCAAAGCGGATATTGAAAAAGTGCTGAGCGTCTGCACTGATACCCTGCTGGTGCTGGACGAAGCTTATATAGCCTTTGCTGAAGGCGGCTGGAAATCAACAGATTTGCTCGAAACGGGCAATATTATAGTTATCCGCTCTATGACCAAAGATTGCGCTTTGGCCGGGCTGAGGCTTGGTTATGGCATGGCTTCGGCGGAGATAATAACCAACCTCAAAAAGGTCTGTCCGCCGTGGAATGTTAATTCTGCCGCCCAGAAAGCCGGGCTTGTTTGCCTGTGTCACCCCAGCTATCTGGCGGAATCTGAGAAAAAGATAAAGGCCTCTAAGGAGTATCTCAGGCAGGGTTTTGCAGGCTTGGGCTTTAGAGTGCTGCCCTCCGAGACCAATTTTTTCCTGCTGAAAGTGAAAAAGGCCGCGGATTTCCGTTCGGCACTCCTTAAGCACGGGCTTATGGTGCGGGACTGCACTTCATTCGGCTTGCCACAGTATGTCCGTATTGCTCCCCGCACCCAAAGTGAGTGTGAACGCCTGCTTGCGGTTGCGGCTGAATTGAAAAGTAAGTCTGAGATTTATCCAGCCTGA
- the cobT gene encoding nicotinate-nucleotide--dimethylbenzimidazole phosphoribosyltransferase → MELLNATLAKIHGLDKEAMTKAQAHQDILTKPQGSLGKLEAIAVQLAGIQGNAKPQTARKAIITMAGDHGIIDEKFHNWPKEVTAQMLQNFAHGGAAINVLSRQVGARNVVVALGVATPMAEDPNIINRNIAPGTNNMVYGPAMTREQAVKAIETGIEIVNAEVKKGLDLVGTGDMGIGNTSPSAAICSVITGRSLEEVTGRGTGASDEQMKLKRNAIAKAIALNKPNAQDALDVLSKVGGYEIGGLAGVILGAAANRVGVVVDGFISGAAALIAYTICPQAKDFMFAAHQSVEPGHRILLEHMGLDAILKMDMRLGEGTGAALAMNIIEASNRIQHEMASFADAGVSEKQS, encoded by the coding sequence ATGGAACTATTAAATGCAACACTGGCAAAGATACACGGGCTTGATAAAGAGGCCATGACCAAGGCTCAGGCCCATCAGGATATCCTGACTAAACCACAGGGTTCTTTAGGCAAGCTGGAAGCCATTGCGGTTCAGCTTGCAGGCATTCAGGGGAATGCTAAGCCCCAAACTGCCCGCAAAGCCATTATCACCATGGCTGGCGACCACGGTATTATTGATGAAAAGTTTCACAACTGGCCCAAAGAAGTAACCGCCCAGATGCTGCAAAATTTCGCCCATGGCGGTGCCGCCATAAATGTCCTTTCCAGACAGGTGGGGGCGCGTAATGTGGTGGTTGCTTTGGGGGTGGCCACCCCCATGGCGGAAGACCCGAATATAATCAACCGCAATATTGCCCCCGGTACCAATAACATGGTTTACGGTCCGGCTATGACCCGCGAGCAGGCGGTAAAAGCTATTGAAACAGGTATAGAGATTGTAAACGCCGAGGTTAAAAAGGGGCTGGATTTGGTAGGTACCGGTGATATGGGTATCGGCAATACTTCCCCTTCCGCCGCTATCTGCTCTGTCATTACCGGGCGGTCACTTGAAGAGGTAACCGGGCGGGGTACCGGTGCGTCAGACGAGCAGATGAAGCTGAAACGCAATGCCATTGCCAAGGCAATTGCCCTTAACAAACCCAATGCCCAAGATGCGCTGGATGTGCTGTCCAAGGTGGGCGGCTATGAAATAGGCGGTCTGGCAGGAGTAATACTGGGTGCGGCAGCCAACAGAGTGGGGGTGGTTGTAGACGGCTTTATTTCAGGTGCGGCGGCACTTATTGCGTATACTATCTGCCCGCAGGCAAAGGACTTTATGTTTGCCGCTCACCAGTCGGTAGAGCCGGGACACCGTATTTTGCTTGAACACATGGGGCTGGATGCTATTTTGAAAATGGATATGCGGCTGGGTGAAGGCACTGGTGCCGCCCTTGCCATGAATATTATCGAAGCATCCAACCGTATCCAGCACGAGATGGCCTCTTTTGCAGATGCCGGGGTTTCCGAAAAGCAAAGTTAG
- the cobS gene encoding adenosylcobinamide-GDP ribazoletransferase: MGSFLAAFRFLTNIPVPWLKEDWQGEKSHLDFARSLGFYPLVGLIVGLILAVLGWVFSLFLPDVLTAALLTVSLVVITGGLHLDGLTDTFDGIAAGHKSFERAQEVMHLPGVGAIGVLAAICLLLSKFAAIVSLPSGSFITGLILFPVISRWAMVYAVVCYPYVRSQGLGKELKGGSAKASLWLATIFCLAVCVILGGWAGLLAMFGSWLLIMYLASFFRRRLGGLNGDTYGSINEFTEVAALIFIVALSGYFS, from the coding sequence ATGGGTTCATTCTTAGCGGCTTTCCGCTTTCTTACCAATATACCTGTACCCTGGCTGAAAGAAGACTGGCAGGGGGAGAAGTCACATCTGGATTTTGCCCGCTCACTTGGCTTCTACCCCCTGGTGGGTTTAATTGTCGGGTTGATACTGGCCGTTTTGGGCTGGGTTTTCAGCCTTTTTTTACCGGATGTACTTACGGCCGCTTTGCTGACAGTAAGCCTGGTGGTGATTACCGGCGGTTTGCATCTTGACGGCCTGACAGATACCTTTGACGGTATTGCCGCCGGCCACAAGTCCTTTGAACGCGCCCAGGAGGTAATGCATTTGCCGGGGGTGGGGGCTATCGGGGTACTTGCGGCAATCTGCCTGTTACTTTCAAAGTTTGCCGCTATCGTTAGCCTTCCTTCAGGCAGTTTCATAACCGGGCTTATCCTGTTTCCTGTAATCAGCCGCTGGGCTATGGTCTATGCGGTGGTTTGTTACCCGTATGTCAGGTCACAGGGTTTGGGCAAAGAGCTTAAGGGCGGGTCTGCAAAAGCCAGCTTGTGGCTTGCTACCATTTTCTGTCTGGCAGTCTGTGTAATACTGGGTGGCTGGGCAGGGTTGCTGGCTATGTTCGGCAGCTGGCTGCTGATTATGTATCTGGCATCTTTCTTCAGACGCAGGCTTGGCGGACTAAACGGGGATACTTACGGCTCAATTAACGAGTTTACCGAGGTAGCGGCGCTGATATTTATAGTGGCCTTGTCCGGGTATTTCAGCTGA
- the cobC gene encoding alpha-ribazole phosphatase, which produces MKLILVRHGETETDNCRCYWGHSDIGLSDSGHAQANSLREYLSAVRIDAIYSSPLKRCMETAETIAYGRPLSVNKNNDLKEIDFGRVEGLTYDDVLERYPDIAQKWAEGSFDVHFPDGEGMEHFAQRVVKFVKMLSKHREDETLLLVGHGGVFRILICHFLGIDYKHWWQFTLGVGSVTVLDIYPEGSILEKLNDKSHLG; this is translated from the coding sequence ATGAAACTGATACTGGTGCGTCACGGGGAGACCGAAACAGATAACTGCCGCTGTTACTGGGGGCATAGTGATATCGGCCTTTCAGACTCCGGCCATGCTCAGGCTAACTCCCTGCGGGAATATTTGTCTGCGGTCAGGATAGATGCCATTTATTCCAGCCCTCTTAAACGCTGCATGGAAACTGCTGAAACCATTGCCTACGGGCGGCCTCTTTCAGTCAATAAAAATAATGACCTGAAGGAAATAGATTTCGGGCGGGTAGAGGGCCTTACCTACGATGATGTTTTAGAACGCTACCCGGATATTGCCCAGAAATGGGCTGAGGGCAGTTTTGACGTGCATTTCCCGGACGGGGAAGGCATGGAACATTTTGCCCAGCGGGTTGTTAAATTTGTAAAAATGCTCTCCAAGCACCGGGAGGATGAGACTTTATTACTGGTGGGGCACGGGGGTGTTTTCCGTATCCTTATCTGCCATTTTCTGGGCATTGATTACAAACACTGGTGGCAGTTTACGCTGGGTGTTGGCTCGGTAACTGTTCTGGATATTTATCCCGAGGGGTCTATACTGGAAAAACTGAACGATAAATCCCATCTGGGCTGA
- the cobU gene encoding bifunctional adenosylcobinamide kinase/adenosylcobinamide-phosphate guanylyltransferase yields MNYLLIGGARSGKSSYAEELAKSIGGNIVFVATAEAGDDEMKTRILRHQQARPPEWGLIEASLGVGEKISAHGKNADVIILDCITLLVNNIMCRYMLEHGDELTGDAADYLDAAVKKEINDVIKAMEKTGASFIVVTNDVGAGLIPPNAMARIYRDLLGRANQMLGAYVEYVYLMVAGLPMQVKPLLR; encoded by the coding sequence ATGAATTATTTACTTATCGGCGGTGCCCGCAGCGGCAAAAGCAGTTATGCGGAGGAACTGGCCAAATCCATAGGTGGCAATATTGTGTTTGTGGCAACAGCCGAAGCCGGTGATGATGAAATGAAAACCCGTATCCTGCGGCATCAGCAGGCCCGTCCGCCTGAGTGGGGTCTTATAGAGGCCAGTCTGGGGGTGGGTGAAAAAATAAGCGCTCACGGGAAAAATGCCGATGTGATTATACTGGACTGCATTACCCTGCTGGTAAATAACATAATGTGCCGGTATATGCTTGAACATGGTGATGAGCTTACCGGTGATGCGGCTGACTATCTGGATGCGGCGGTTAAAAAAGAAATAAACGATGTTATAAAAGCTATGGAAAAGACGGGTGCGTCATTTATTGTGGTGACCAATGACGTGGGTGCGGGGCTTATCCCCCCTAATGCCATGGCCAGAATTTACCGGGATTTGCTGGGCAGGGCAAACCAGATGCTGGGTGCATATGTGGAATATGTGTACCTTATGGTGGCCGGACTGCCCATGCAGGTTAAGCCTTTGCTCCGCTAG
- the trxA gene encoding thioredoxin, with the protein MVMEITDQSFAAEVLKSDKPVLVDFWAPWCGPCRMVAPIIDKLSTKYEGKFKFCKLNVDENKTTAAQYRVMSIPTLLFFKSGQVADMVVGAVPESALSQKIDQLLQK; encoded by the coding sequence ATGGTAATGGAAATAACCGACCAGAGTTTTGCGGCCGAGGTACTAAAATCAGATAAACCCGTGCTGGTAGATTTTTGGGCACCGTGGTGCGGCCCCTGCCGCATGGTAGCCCCCATAATAGACAAATTATCTACTAAATACGAAGGCAAGTTTAAATTTTGCAAGCTGAATGTAGATGAAAATAAAACTACTGCCGCCCAATACCGGGTTATGTCCATACCTACCCTGCTGTTTTTCAAGAGCGGTCAGGTAGCTGACATGGTGGTAGGTGCAGTACCCGAATCTGCCTTAAGCCAGAAGATTGACCAGTTACTCCAGAAGTAA